In the genome of Opitutia bacterium KCR 482, one region contains:
- a CDS encoding SGNH/GDSL hydrolase family protein, whose amino-acid sequence MYKYFIKTAILAVAGVSAAFASTSDAADISKLDKNFVSEKVEGLDVVYRNALESPFVLEGFPWRSKDASGGALYRLPRALAAGDVGSGVLELAKHTAGGVVRFRTDSRHIVLRAEIQRLNPNLGHMPAAGSSGFDVFRNRTVHIKTINPANWESRIPSSLVAVVCKSAPAEMCDYTIYLPLYNGLRSLEIGLVPNAKIETPTPHKIGKPILFYGSSITQGGCASRTSNAYAAMLCRELDAPMINLGFSGNAKGEPKIAELIASLDLSAFVYDYDYNAPSVGHLKNTHEPFFKLIRKARPNLPIVILGRITNAEPEREKIVRKTYENALESGDKKVWYVDGQKLLSGADISYLTVDNCHPNDLGFFLMFKNSLPVLKRALNAR is encoded by the coding sequence ATGTATAAATATTTTATAAAAACCGCTATTTTAGCCGTCGCGGGAGTTTCGGCGGCATTTGCTTCGACGTCCGACGCGGCGGACATTTCAAAACTCGACAAAAATTTCGTTTCGGAAAAAGTCGAAGGTCTTGACGTTGTCTATCGCAACGCGCTCGAATCCCCGTTTGTCTTGGAGGGCTTCCCGTGGCGTTCGAAAGACGCGTCGGGCGGCGCTTTGTACAGGCTGCCGCGCGCGCTTGCGGCGGGAGACGTCGGAAGCGGAGTCTTGGAGCTTGCAAAGCACACGGCGGGGGGCGTCGTGCGCTTCCGCACCGATTCGCGGCATATCGTGCTTCGCGCCGAAATACAAAGGCTCAATCCCAACCTCGGGCACATGCCCGCCGCCGGCTCGTCGGGCTTCGACGTTTTCCGCAACCGCACTGTCCACATCAAAACAATCAACCCCGCAAATTGGGAAAGCAGGATTCCGTCGTCTCTCGTAGCCGTTGTGTGCAAGTCTGCCCCAGCCGAAATGTGCGACTACACAATTTACCTGCCGCTTTACAACGGACTGCGCTCGCTCGAAATAGGGCTTGTCCCGAACGCGAAAATCGAAACGCCTACTCCGCACAAAATCGGGAAACCCATTCTCTTCTACGGTTCGTCGATAACGCAGGGCGGGTGCGCTTCCAGAACTTCAAACGCATACGCCGCAATGCTCTGCCGCGAACTCGACGCTCCCATGATAAACCTCGGATTTTCGGGGAACGCAAAGGGCGAACCGAAAATCGCCGAGCTTATCGCCTCCCTCGACCTTTCCGCGTTCGTCTACGATTACGACTACAACGCCCCCAGCGTCGGACATCTGAAAAACACCCATGAACCGTTCTTCAAACTAATCAGAAAAGCCCGCCCGAACCTGCCTATTGTCATACTCGGCAGAATCACAAACGCCGAACCCGAACGCGAAAAAATTGTGCGGAAGACCTATGAGAACGCGCTGGAATCGGGCGACAAAAAAGTTTGGTATGTGGACGGCCAAAAACTTTTAAGCGGCGCGGACATTTCCTACCTTACCGTTGACAACTGCCACCCTAACGACTTGGGCTTCTTTCTTATGTTTAAAAACAGCCTGCCCGTTTTGAAACGCGCGCTGAACGCGCGGTAG
- a CDS encoding AAA family ATPase produces the protein MYISKIHIKGYRNFKDKVIEFHDGINVIIGPNNAGKSNLLRALDLVLNTDTAKRLTLYDFCRNCSIDDLKSAAPKVRIEVYFKESQGEDADSEDLVMVAPCLINLLHPYEAQITYEYYLPQEDEAEYKNVVSGMSTSANIWDIIRDEYLRKYIARMWAGNPSNQARLDGETVDKIDFEFLGPIRDVERDLFSGRSPLLREVLNFFMDYEIKCDKIKSRETQNTEISNRHSEFTDNIQVSLDKVKERLTHGKNKILDYAKQTGASDFQGAEPDFSGTLSESDFLAVLQLIIRHRTGIDIAATHNGLGYNNLIYMSLLLAKMQANTDEGYYRQNAKVFSVLAIEEPEAHLHLSLQYKFLKYLKDEQIKEKKVRQLFVTTHSTEITSAVSLDELICLYNDITKQVSIAYPGKLFESNYNDKISKQYVQRFMDAIKSDMLFADRVCLVEGKAEELLIPVFVNYMGKNIEDSHVAIISCGGRYFSHFLKLFDTIRNPLAISKKVVCLTDRDPAWRAKNNEPFECCYPFEKGKDGYEYKEHSSELIDKYRNHPNIRVYSQDVDKGKTLEYDLMLFNSTSDLLFVEGLSNISELKKIQKEDYPACMDFLRESKENERIKESLKCCTWADSDKKKALLASRYLNSVGKGENALDLSIVLKENLEKQEKERKIFNIPNYIKEAMTWLFQQ, from the coding sequence ATGTATATATCAAAGATTCATATTAAGGGGTACAGAAATTTCAAAGATAAGGTAATAGAGTTCCACGATGGAATAAACGTTATCATTGGTCCTAATAATGCAGGGAAAAGCAACTTATTACGTGCCTTAGACTTGGTGCTAAATACTGATACCGCCAAAAGACTCACTTTGTATGATTTTTGTAGAAATTGTAGTATTGACGACTTAAAATCTGCTGCTCCAAAGGTTCGCATAGAAGTTTATTTTAAGGAAAGCCAAGGAGAAGATGCTGATTCTGAAGATTTAGTAATGGTAGCTCCTTGTCTGATCAACTTGTTACATCCATACGAAGCTCAAATTACATACGAGTATTACTTACCCCAAGAAGATGAAGCAGAATATAAAAATGTAGTATCGGGAATGAGTACTTCTGCCAATATTTGGGATATTATAAGAGATGAGTATCTTCGAAAATATATAGCCCGTATGTGGGCAGGAAACCCATCCAATCAAGCAAGATTAGACGGGGAAACTGTTGACAAAATAGATTTTGAATTTCTTGGTCCAATACGCGATGTCGAACGAGATTTATTTTCCGGACGGTCTCCGCTGCTTCGTGAAGTCTTAAACTTCTTTATGGATTACGAAATAAAGTGTGACAAGATAAAATCAAGAGAAACCCAAAATACAGAAATAAGCAATAGACATTCTGAATTCACAGACAACATTCAAGTATCTCTTGATAAAGTTAAAGAGCGATTAACACACGGAAAAAATAAAATCCTTGATTACGCAAAACAAACTGGTGCATCTGATTTTCAGGGCGCGGAACCTGATTTCAGTGGAACACTTTCCGAATCCGATTTCTTGGCAGTTCTCCAATTGATAATAAGACATAGGACGGGAATAGATATTGCCGCCACCCATAATGGATTGGGATACAACAATCTTATTTATATGTCGTTACTTTTAGCAAAGATGCAAGCCAATACAGATGAAGGATATTACAGGCAGAACGCAAAAGTATTTTCTGTACTGGCTATCGAAGAACCAGAAGCACACCTGCATTTGTCACTCCAATACAAATTTCTAAAATATCTAAAGGATGAACAAATAAAAGAAAAGAAAGTACGGCAACTGTTTGTTACTACACATTCCACAGAAATAACGTCTGCGGTCTCATTGGATGAATTGATTTGTCTTTATAATGACATAACCAAGCAAGTTTCTATTGCTTATCCGGGTAAATTATTCGAAAGCAATTACAATGATAAAATCTCAAAACAATATGTCCAGAGATTTATGGATGCGATAAAATCAGATATGTTATTTGCAGATAGAGTATGCCTTGTCGAAGGGAAAGCAGAAGAGTTGTTAATTCCAGTCTTTGTGAATTATATGGGGAAAAATATTGAGGACAGTCATGTTGCAATAATAAGCTGCGGCGGTCGCTATTTCTCGCATTTCTTGAAACTATTTGATACAATCCGTAATCCTTTGGCTATATCAAAAAAAGTTGTATGTCTTACAGACAGAGATCCTGCATGGAGAGCAAAAAATAATGAACCCTTTGAATGCTGCTACCCCTTTGAAAAAGGAAAAGATGGTTATGAGTACAAAGAACATTCAAGTGAATTGATTGATAAATATCGTAATCATCCCAATATCAGGGTATATAGTCAGGATGTAGACAAAGGAAAGACGTTGGAATACGATTTGATGTTGTTCAACTCTACATCAGATTTATTGTTTGTTGAAGGATTATCAAATATAAGCGAATTAAAAAAAATTCAAAAAGAAGACTATCCAGCATGTATGGATTTTTTACGAGAATCAAAAGAAAACGAACGAATCAAAGAATCTTTGAAATGTTGCACTTGGGCTGATTCCGATAAAAAGAAAGCATTATTGGCATCACGTTATCTTAACTCTGTCGGGAAAGGAGAAAACGCATTGGATTTGTCAATTGTATTGAAAGAAAACTTGGAAAAACAGGAGAAAGAACGTAAGATATTCAACATACCTAATTATATTAAAGAAGCAATGACATGGCTGTTTCAGCAATAA
- a CDS encoding ATP-dependent helicase translates to MAVSAIKSDTLIDTEQNFLVKAGPGAGKTYWLIQHIKNVLAKSKRLGKIKKIACITYTNVGVETIRHRLPDCAERVDVCTIHSFLYDNIIKPYFHFIAEAEGFAIEKLKVVDDTMMTDGGTLYKIKERINKKFYKDDNALKKALFSSSWKFVDGNLKFKPQYPIKLSDYTISQSFYDEYKKYTWEHGVMHYDDVLYFAYRLMENYPFIVHIISVKYPYIFVDEFQDSTPIQVEILNKIASASHSVIGVIGDKAQAIYGFAGTDPNLFDKFSLVGMQLYEIKGNRRCSEEIISLLNIIRPDLKQYSIDRHHSDKPILYIGDVVLCYNEFKKRCNGDIITLSYAKLTSNALRKQLGEIPKNENLLNSIPDSNWNRVQILHNCVCAIEYGLMCAINDSLKSIKKIADDSRIQIELIRKLIKDYPTYKTQSLDYFILYLKNDLGISVTGLRNGAAKTFYSNHTYSEFALCIMPPDISMIRDKTIHRAKGDEFKNVMVVLGEEKDIKFLTAPNLDENKDEQRVYYVAISRAKNNLAIYIPTLSHENETLLSNMPITIIRKS, encoded by the coding sequence ATGGCTGTTTCAGCAATAAAATCAGATACACTGATAGATACAGAACAAAATTTTTTGGTAAAAGCGGGACCTGGTGCAGGAAAAACTTATTGGTTAATCCAACATATAAAAAATGTGCTGGCAAAGTCTAAACGTCTTGGCAAGATTAAGAAAATAGCCTGTATCACCTATACCAATGTCGGTGTAGAAACCATACGTCATCGCTTACCGGATTGCGCAGAAAGAGTTGATGTCTGTACAATTCATAGTTTCCTGTATGATAATATAATCAAGCCATATTTCCATTTCATTGCAGAGGCAGAGGGCTTCGCAATAGAAAAGCTCAAGGTCGTTGACGACACAATGATGACAGACGGAGGTACACTGTATAAAATAAAGGAAAGAATCAACAAAAAATTCTATAAAGATGATAATGCATTAAAAAAAGCATTATTCTCCTCCTCTTGGAAATTTGTAGATGGAAACTTAAAATTCAAACCCCAATATCCTATAAAACTTTCAGACTATACAATATCCCAATCATTTTACGATGAATATAAGAAATATACTTGGGAACATGGCGTTATGCACTATGATGACGTTTTGTATTTTGCATACAGATTGATGGAAAATTATCCATTTATTGTACATATCATTAGTGTAAAGTATCCATATATATTCGTAGATGAATTTCAAGACTCTACCCCAATCCAAGTTGAAATATTAAATAAGATAGCATCTGCATCCCATTCTGTTATTGGAGTTATTGGCGATAAAGCACAAGCAATCTACGGGTTTGCAGGGACAGATCCAAATTTGTTTGATAAATTTTCACTTGTGGGAATGCAACTGTATGAGATCAAAGGGAATAGGCGGTGTAGTGAAGAAATAATTTCTCTTTTGAATATTATCCGTCCCGATTTGAAACAATATTCCATAGACAGGCACCATTCAGACAAGCCAATTCTATATATTGGTGATGTTGTTTTGTGTTACAATGAATTCAAGAAACGTTGTAATGGCGACATCATAACATTATCTTATGCAAAACTTACATCCAATGCACTGAGAAAACAGTTAGGAGAAATACCGAAGAATGAAAATCTACTTAATTCGATTCCTGATAGCAACTGGAATCGCGTACAGATATTACATAATTGCGTTTGTGCAATAGAATATGGCTTGATGTGTGCAATTAACGATTCGTTGAAATCCATAAAAAAGATAGCCGATGATTCTCGCATACAAATTGAGCTAATACGCAAACTCATTAAAGATTATCCCACATATAAGACTCAAAGTTTAGATTATTTTATCTTATACTTGAAAAATGATTTGGGGATAAGTGTTACAGGTCTTCGAAATGGCGCGGCTAAAACATTTTATTCAAATCATACTTATTCAGAGTTTGCGTTGTGCATAATGCCTCCTGATATATCGATGATACGAGATAAAACAATTCATAGAGCAAAAGGCGATGAGTTCAAAAACGTTATGGTTGTTTTGGGGGAGGAAAAAGATATAAAATTTTTGACTGCACCAAATTTGGATGAAAACAAAGATGAACAAAGAGTCTATTATGTTGCAATTAGTCGAGCCAAAAACAATTTAGCAATATACATCCCAACATTATCTCATGAAAATGAAACACTTTTGTCCAATATGCCAATAACAATCATTAGAAAATCATAA
- a CDS encoding LacI family DNA-binding transcriptional regulator, with amino-acid sequence MKDIAEYAGVSKFTVSMALNGSDKIRNETKKRVREAARKLGYKKNGFISAAMSAMKSKKTDWQQETVALLYTKSDTLEIKPTFPEIVSGIKSEADRLGYCVEEFYLDARAMSPQKLDSIFKSRNIRGAIMTGLLDKNMFPKQYARLAKKYNFISAGLRTKNPEIDFVITDQFLISYYSTLKIIEYGYKRPGLATTGNIDFLIDGRFTGGFLRGQINLDEKSRIPPFLYVEKDKERKKKFFHWLKKYKPDAILCLESYIKEWLEEAGLKVPRDIGLATLEVDERRFAGMKQKNRDVGIIAMQNLSDILHRNILTRKNSPAKSTIIRPHWVNAYTLPKLQQAGSLHGREPRRSSELRQATACTASELRSFL; translated from the coding sequence ATGAAAGACATCGCCGAATATGCGGGCGTTTCGAAATTTACGGTCTCGATGGCATTGAACGGCTCCGACAAAATCAGGAACGAGACGAAAAAACGGGTAAGGGAGGCGGCGAGAAAGCTAGGATACAAAAAAAACGGCTTCATCAGCGCGGCGATGAGCGCGATGAAATCGAAAAAGACGGACTGGCAGCAGGAAACCGTTGCCCTACTCTACACGAAGTCCGACACGCTCGAAATCAAGCCGACTTTCCCCGAAATCGTATCGGGAATAAAGAGCGAGGCGGACAGGCTCGGCTATTGCGTGGAGGAATTTTATCTGGACGCGCGCGCAATGTCGCCGCAAAAGCTCGACTCCATTTTCAAGTCGAGAAACATCAGGGGCGCGATAATGACCGGGCTGCTCGACAAAAACATGTTTCCAAAGCAGTACGCGCGGCTGGCAAAAAAATACAATTTCATTTCGGCGGGACTGCGGACAAAAAATCCCGAAATAGACTTCGTAATTACAGACCAATTCCTTATTTCATACTATTCAACACTTAAAATTATCGAATACGGATACAAACGCCCCGGCCTTGCCACTACTGGCAACATCGACTTTCTCATAGACGGCAGGTTCACGGGCGGCTTTTTGCGCGGGCAGATAAACTTGGACGAAAAATCGAGAATACCGCCCTTTCTCTACGTCGAAAAGGACAAAGAGCGGAAGAAAAAATTTTTCCACTGGCTGAAAAAATACAAGCCCGACGCCATACTCTGCCTTGAATCCTATATAAAAGAATGGCTCGAAGAAGCGGGGCTGAAAGTTCCAAGAGACATCGGGCTTGCAACGCTTGAAGTAGACGAACGCCGATTCGCGGGCATGAAGCAAAAAAACAGGGACGTCGGAATAATCGCCATGCAAAACCTCTCCGACATTCTACACCGAAATATTCTTACAAGAAAAAATTCACCCGCAAAATCAACCATTATCCGCCCCCATTGGGTAAACGCCTACACACTGCCCAAATTACAACAGGCTGGCAGCCTGCACGGGCGCGAGCCGCGCCGGTCGTCGGAACTTCGGCAGGCTACAGCCTGCACGGCGTCGGAGCTTCGCTCCTTTCTGTGA
- a CDS encoding PEP-CTERM sorting domain-containing protein (PEP-CTERM proteins occur, often in large numbers, in the proteomes of bacteria that also encode an exosortase, a predicted intramembrane cysteine proteinase. The presence of a PEP-CTERM domain at a protein's C-terminus predicts cleavage within the sorting domain, followed by covalent anchoring to some some component of the (usually Gram-negative) cell surface. Many PEP-CTERM proteins exhibit an unusual sequence composition that includes large numbers of potential glycosylation sites. Expression of one such protein has been shown restore the ability of a bacterium to form floc, a type of biofilm.), whose translation MELNGNLELTLSAGAQLFLTGETAPTLSIADGKLFTIYNFMEETIYVGENFDYAVLLKIKAYNSSMELLQIGVKDGFLTSSIPEPAEWAAVFGAFALGFAAYRRRRQ comes from the coding sequence ATGGAATTGAACGGAAATCTCGAACTAACCCTTTCCGCCGGCGCGCAACTCTTCCTCACGGGCGAAACCGCGCCGACGCTTTCCATAGCCGACGGGAAATTGTTTACCATATATAATTTTATGGAAGAAACCATTTATGTCGGCGAAAATTTTGACTACGCCGTTCTCCTCAAAATAAAGGCATACAATTCGTCGATGGAGCTTTTGCAAATCGGCGTAAAGGACGGTTTTCTGACTTCGTCGATACCCGAACCCGCCGAATGGGCGGCGGTTTTCGGGGCGTTCGCGCTCGGCTTTGCCGCGTACCGCAGACGCAGGCAGTAG